The proteins below come from a single Xiphophorus couchianus chromosome 20, X_couchianus-1.0, whole genome shotgun sequence genomic window:
- the LOC114135602 gene encoding protein bicaudal D homolog 2-like, translating into MSMEEQDYPEAVLVTEAGPQWLRVEVDRLTRELRETTHEKIQAAEYGLAVLEEKQQLKQRFDEMETEYETVRQELDQLKEAFGQAHSTHRKVAADGESREESLIMESASKEALYQQKVLELQNDLRQAKASLSSAQAENDRLSSIALEMRENSDVAELQRAQLRDDIREYKVREARLLQDYTELEEENISLQKQVSVLRQNQVEFEGLKHEIRRLEEDSQCVQSQLEDAMRLREIAERQLTEALETIKTEREQKATLRKELSHYMTIGGSVYSSSFNISIDNPKLHEDPSTIHEPDNDDLIRGFENGLVKMGDSDEDNRTLVNKRGEAFKPAPSLVDDLLSELNISEIQKLKQQLAQVEREKMALMNSLQENQKQLEQAYGTVSEQKETVNRLTENLSAMRKLQASKERQSALDTEKDRDSHDDGDYYELDINGPEILQCKYTVAVSEAGELRQELKTLRAQYEECRTKYEDERARLESDVQDLRSKLFSLEKINQADKVEVSRLEKELRLATAAAGESLGSLNVAQDELIAFSEELANLYNHVCMCNNETPNRVMLDYYKDGKALMRRGQEGKEQQTVLLTSGLMGENDNGKSESCSIVVTAAAPEHRPEPMNIYNLVAIIRDQIRHLQQAVDRTTELSHQRLANLELSAVADKDKEACMEEILKLKSLLSTKREQIATLRAVLKANKQTAEVALANLKSKYDSEKAMVTETMMKLRNELKALKEDAATFSSLRAMFATRCDEYVTQLDDMQRQLAAAEDEKKTLNSLLRMAIQQKLALTQRLEDLEFDHEQARRNSATAAGGKGKAKGKGASSSHH; encoded by the exons ATGTCTATGGAGGAGCAGGACTATCCCGAGGCGGTGCTGGTGACCGAAGCTGGGCCGCAGTGGCTCCGAGTCGAGGTGGACCGTCTGACCCGCGAGCTGCGAGAGACAACTCACGAAAAGATCCAGGCGGCGGAGTACGGGCTGGCCGTCCTGGAGGAGAAGCAGCAACTCAAGCAGCGATTCGATGAGATGGAGACGGAATACGAGACGGTCCGGCAGGAGTTAGATCAGCTGAAGGAG GCATTTGGACAGGCTCATTCTACCCACAGGAAGGTGGCAGCAGATGGGGAAAGCAGGGAGGAGTCGCTGATAATGGAGTCTGCCAGTAAAGAAGCTCTGTACCAGCAGAAGGTCCTGGAATTGCAGAATGATCTCCGACAGGCCAAAGCATCTCTCTCAAGTGCTCAAGCAGAAAATGATCGCCTGTCTTCCATTGCTCTCGAAATGAGAGAG AATTCAGATGTGGCAGAGCTGCAGCGGGCTCAGCTTCGAGACGACATCAGAGAGTATAAAGTTCGAGAAGCTCGACTTCTCCAGGACTACActgagctggaggaggagaacatCTCCCTGCAGAAACAAGTATCTGTGCTGCGGCAGAACCAG GTGGAGTTTGAAGGTCTTAAGCATGAGATCCGTCGGCTGGAGGAGGACTCCCAGTGTGTCCAAAGTCAGCTGGAGGATGCTATGCGTCTGAGAGAAATCGCAGAGCGACAGCTCACAGAAGCTTTAGAAACGATAAAAACCGAGCGTGAGCAGAAGGCCACGCTACGCAAAGAGCTCTCCCACTACATGACCATTGGGGGGTCCGTGTACAGCAGCTCTTTTAATATCTCCATCGATAACCCCAAACTCCACGAGGATCCCTCCACCATCCACGAACCTGACAACGACGATCTGATCAGAGGCTTCGAGAACGGCCTGGTGAAGATGGGCGACAGCGACGAGGACAACAGAACGCTGGTGAACAAGAGAGGAGAGGCCTTCAAGCCAGCTCCTAGCTTGGTGGACGATCTGCTGAGTGAGCTCAACATCTCTGAGATACAGaagctgaagcagcagcttGCTCAG GTTGAGCGGGAGAAGATGGCCCTGATGAACTCGTTGCAGGAGAACCAGAAGCAGCTGGAGCAGGCCTACGGCACGGTGTCTGAGCAGAAGGAGACCGTCAACAGGCTGACTGAAAATCTAAGTGCCATGCGGAAACTCCAGGCCAGCAAGGAGCGCCAGTCTGCCCTCGACACAGAGAAAGACAGGGACAGCCATGACGACGGAGATTATTACGAGCTGGACATCAACGGGCCGGAGATCCTGCAGTGCAAGTACACTGTGGCCGTTTCTGAAGCCGGAGAACTGAGGCAGGAGCTGAAGACGCTGAGGGCTCAGTACGAGGAGTGTCGAACCAAGTACGAAGACGAGCGAGCGCGGTTGGAGAGTGACGTCCAAGACCTCAGGTCAAAGTTGTTCTCTTTGGAGAAGATTAACCAAGCGGATAAAGTAGAGGTGTCCCGCCTGGAGAAGGAGCTCCGTTTGGCCACGGCAGCTGCAGGAGAATCCCTGGGAAGCCTCAACGTCGCCCAGGATGAGCTCATAGCTTTCAGCGAAGAGCTGGCCAATCTCTACAACCACGTGTGCATGTGCAACAATGAGACTCCCAATCGGGTCATGCTTGATTACTACAAAGATGGCAAAGCCTTGATGAGACGAGGGCAGGAAGGGAAGGAGCAGCAGACTGTTCTTCTCACCAGTGGGCTGATGGGTGAGAACGACAATGGAAAGTCAGAGTCCTGCAGCATTGTGGTGactgctgcagctccagagcATCGCCCCGAACCCATGAACATCTACAACCTGGTAGCCATCATCAGGGATCAGATCCGCCACCTGCAGCAGGCGGTGGACCGGACCACAGAGCTGTCCCATCAGAGGCTCGCTAACCTGGAGCTGAGCGCCGTggcagacaaagacaaagaggcCTGCATGGAGGAGATTCTCAAACTCAAGTCGCTTCTCAGCACCAAAAGGGAACAAATTGCCACTCTCAGAGCTGTGCTCAAGGCCAACAAGCAG ACGGCAGAAGTTGCCCTGGCCAACCTCAAGAGCAAATACGACAGTGAGAAGGCCATGGTTACCGAGACGATGATGAAGCTCCGGAATGAACTCAAGGCTCTAAAGGAGGACGCAGCTACTTTCTCCTCTCTTCGGGCCATGTTTGCTACAAG ATGTGATGAGTATGTGACCCAGCTGGATGACATGCAGAGGCAGCTGGCTGCAGCCGAGGACGAGAAGAAGACGCTGAACTCACTGTTACGGATGGCTATTCAGCAGAAACTGGCTTTAACTCAGCGCCTCGAGGATTTGGAGTTCGACCACGAGCAGGCACGCCGCAACAGTGCTACAGCGGCGGGAGGAAAGGGTAAAGCAAAGGGCAAGGGAGCTTCCTCCAGCCACCAT TAA
- the LOC114135603 gene encoding transketolase-like, which translates to MEDYHKPDQQTVQALRNIANRLRINSIKATTAAGSGHPTSCCSVAEIMSVLFFHTMKYRPEDPRNFNNDRFILSKGHAAPALYSMWVETGFLKESDLLSLCQVDSTLEGHPTPRQQFVDVATGSLGQGLGVACGMAYTGKYFDKSSYRVYCLLGDGEMSEGSVWEAMSFASYYQLDNLVAIMDVNRLGQSDPAPLQHHVEKYQKRCEAFGWHAIIVDGHSVEELCKALSQPRHQPTAIIAKTIKGKGIPAAEDKLGWHAKALPKDMAEMVMKDLQSRIMNTSKHLYPPAPIEDSPPVSLRNIRMPSAPNYKPGEKIATRKAYGMALAKLGRYNERVVVLDGDTNNLTCSEIFKNEHPNRFVECYIAQQNMVSVAMGCAARERNVVFASTLASFFTRAYDQIRMAVISESNINLCGSHCGLSTGEEGPSLMALEDMAMFRALPTATIFYPSDGVTTEKAVELAATTKGVCYIRTSRQDNAIIYNSNEDFHVGQAKVVFQGKEDQVTVVAAGVIVHEAIAAAEHLKKERISVRVIDPFTIKPLDIKTIIDHARVTRGRILTVEDHYYEGGLGEAVSSAMVNESGFTLHRLAVSHVPRSGKPHELLKIYGIDRDAIAQAIRKMLSSSANAK; encoded by the exons ATGGAGGATTACCACAAACCTGACCAGCAGACAGTGCAGGCGCTGAGGAACATCGCCAACCGCCTCCGAATCAACTCCATTAAGGCAACGACTGCAGCTGGAAGTGG CCATCCCACATCATGCTGCAGTGTAGCAGAGATCATGTCTGTCCTTTTCTTCCATACCATGAAGTACCGCCCCGAAGATCCAAGAAATTTCAACAACGACCGCTTCATCCTTTCCAAG GGTCACGCTGCTCCTGCCTTATACTCCATGTGGGTTGAGACTGGTTTCCTAAAGGAGAGTGATCTGCTCAGTTTGTGCCAGGTTGACTCGACCTTGGAGGGACACCCAACTCCG AGGCAACAATTTGTTGATGTAGCCACTGGATCACTGGGGCAGGGTCTTGGCGTGGCCTGTGGAATGGCTTACACCGGGAAATACTTTGATAAGTCCAG TTACCGTGTGTACTGCCTGCTGGGGGATGGTGAGATGTCGGAGGGCTCTGTCTGGGAAGCCATGTCGTTTGCCTCCTACTATCAGCTTGACAACTTGGTGGCCATCATGGATGTCAACCGCTTGGGCCAAAGTGACCCTGCACCACTGCAGCATCATGTAGAGAAATATCAGAAGCGCTGTGAGGCTTTCGG CTGGCATGCCATTATTGTGGATGGTCACAGTGTTGAAGAGCTTTGCAAGGCTTTGAGCCAACCACGTCATCAACCTACTGCAATTATTGCTAAAACCATCAAAGGCAAAGGGATTCCAG CTGCAGAGGATAAACTGGGCTGGCATGCCAAAGCTTTGCCTAAAGACATGGCTGAGATGGTTATGAAGGATCTGCAGAGCCGGATTATGAACACCAGCAAGCACCTTTACCCCCCAGCTCCCATAGAGGACTCCCCTCCTGTTAGCCTGAGGAACATCCGCATGCCAAGTGCACCGAACTACAAGCCTGGAGAAAAG ATTGCCACTCGCAAGGCATATGGAATGGCACTGGCCAAGTTGGGTCGCTACAACGAACGTGTTGTAGTCCTCGATGGAGACACCAATAATCTCACCTGTTCTGAGATCTTCAAGAATGAACATCCAAACCGTTTTGTTGAGTGCTACATTGCTCAGCAGAACATG gtcaGTGTTGCCATGGGATGTGCTGCCCGCGAGAGGAACGTTGTATTTGCCAGCACCCTTGCCTCCTTTTTTACGCGTGCCTATGATCAGATTCGCATGGCAGTGATTTCAGAAAGCAACATCAACTTGTGTGGCTCCCACTGTGGTCTGTCTACTG GAGAGGAAGGCCCCTCTCTGATGGCTCTAGAAGACATGGCTATGTTCAGGGCCCTGCCTACTGCTACAATCTTCTACCCCAGTGATGGTGTCACCACAGAAAAGGCTGTGGAACTGGCTGCGACCACAAAG GGTGTTTGCTACATTCGAACCAGTCGCCAAGACAATGCCATCATCTACAACAGCAATGAGGATTTTCATGTTGGACAGGCAAAG GTGGTGTTCCAAGGCAAAGAGGATCAAGTGACTGTGGTTGCAGCTGGAGTAATTGTGCATGAAGCCATTGCAGCTGCTGAGCATCTCAAGAAAG AGAGGATCTCTGTAAGAGTGATTGATCCCTTCACAATCAAACCGCTGGATATTAAAACCATCATCGACCATGCACGCGTCACCAGGGGAAGGATCCTCACTGTTGAAGACCACTATTACGAAG GTGGTCTGGGGGAGGCAGTATCCTCAGCAATGGTCAACGAGTCTGGGTTTACTCTGCACCGCTTGGCTGTGTCCCACGTTCCCAGAAGTGGCAAACCTCATGAGCTCCTGAAGATCTATGGGATAGACCGCGATGCCATCGCACAGGCCATCCGAAAGATGCTCAGCAGCTCTGCTAATGCCAAGTAA